The following are encoded in a window of Spea bombifrons isolate aSpeBom1 chromosome 2, aSpeBom1.2.pri, whole genome shotgun sequence genomic DNA:
- the LOC128473199 gene encoding LOW QUALITY PROTEIN: basic immunoglobulin-like variable motif-containing protein (The sequence of the model RefSeq protein was modified relative to this genomic sequence to represent the inferred CDS: inserted 1 base in 1 codon) → MPNVEADREANGPEANENNSENKSTKSSLHDAEESFSVGGGPVENVGAGGDRHYPWGCPVTHTREKFYTICSDYAFLNQATSLFKTPSSVIGSSSQDNPMLNNPLNYIDLQASGSETLYDEDASLDSLSSEIGTIPLAWEIDTSDFNTMASKLKGKPGVANKQVPKIDRKVKPLRECPQHFVLDDIKQRKVLDLRRWYCISRPQYKTSCGISSLVSCWNFLYSSLGTGSLPPITQEDASRILGFQPPFEEIRFGPFTGNTTLMRWFRQINDHFHVKGCSYVMYKPHGKNKTAGESAAGALSKLTQGLKDDSMAYIYHCQNHYXCPIGFEATPVKACKAYRGQLFQHEVEYWILIGEPSRKHPTIHCKKWADIVTDLNTQNPEYLDIRHTERGLQYRKTKKAGGNLHCLMAFQKLSWQRFGAWAMQLGNMRPEPQPSMNARRIPKSESEDNVPKKAQGRLGRSFSTGFQQDLAWKRMCNIHEMRSTASPESDTDCEGNDCVYTAD, encoded by the exons ATGCCTAACGTAGAAGCTGATAGAGAAGCTAATGGTCCTGAAGCCAACGAAAACAATTCCGAGAACAAATCTACAAAGAGCAGTCTCCATGATGCTGAGGAATCGTTCAGCGTGGGAGGTGGTCCCGTCGAAAACGTTGGAGCTGGCGGAGACAGGCATTATCCGTGGGGATGTCCTGTAACACACACCAGAGAGAAATTCTATACTATCTGCTCAGACTACGCTTTCCTGAACCAAGCCACATCGCTATTCAAAACTCCAAGTTCCGTTATTGGTTCCAGTTCGCAAGATAATCCGATGTTAAACAATCCCCTGAATTATATCGACCTGCAGGCTAGTGGGTCAGAAACTCTTTATGATGAAGACGCAAGCCTGGATTCCTTATCTAGTGAAATTGGGACAATTCCACTTGCCTGGGAAATTGATACATCAGACTTCAATACAATGGCTTCAAAGTTAAAGGGCAAACCAG GTGTGGCCAATAAACAGGTTCCAAAAATTGATCGGAAAGTGAAACCGTTAAGAGAATGCCCGCAGCATTTCGTCCTGGATGACATCAAACAACGGAAAGTACTGGACCTGCGGAGATG GTATTGTATCAGCCGACCACAGTATAAGACATCGTGTGGAATTTCCTCTCTGGTATCTTGCTGGAACTTTCTCTATAGCAGTCTTGGGACTGGAAG TCTCCCACCAATTACTCAAGAAGATGCTTCACGTATTTTGGGTTTTCAACCACCCTTTGAAGAGATCCGGTTTGGACCTTTTACTGGCAATACAACTTTGATGAG ATGGTTCAGACAAATCAACGACCATTTCCATGTGAAGGGCTGTTCATATGTCATGTACAAACCTCATGGGAAGAACAAGACAGCGGGCGAGTCCG CTGCTGGAGCATTATCAAAGTTAACCCAAGGACTTAAAGATGATTCTATGGCTTACATTTACCATTGCCAAAACCATT TTTGTCCTATTGGATTTGAAGCCACCCCTGTGAAAGCCTGCAAGGCATATAG GGGTCAGCTGTTCCAGCATGAAGTTGAATATTGGATACTGATTGGCGAGCCAAGCAGGAAGCACCCTACAATTCACTGTAAAAA ATGGGCGGACATTGTTACTGACCTAAACACTCAGAATCCAGAATACTTGGATATTCGGCACACTGAAAGGGGTCTACAGTACAGGAAAACCAAGAAG GCCGGAGGAAATCTTCACTGCCTCATGGCTTTTCAGAAACTAAGCTGGCAAAGATTTGGAGCTTGGGCCATGCAGCTTGGAAACATGCGGCCCGAACCCCAGCCATCTATGAACGCAAGGAGAATACCAAAGTCTGAAAGTGAAGACAATGTGCCCAAGAAAGCACAAGGGCGATTGGGAAGGTCTTTCAGCACAGGCTTTCAGCAAGACCTTGCATGGAAGAGGATGTGTAATATTCATGAAATGAGGAGCACTGCCTCGCCAGAAAGTGACACAGACTGTGAAGGCAATGACTGTGTCTACACTGCCGACTAG